The proteins below come from a single Burkholderia sp. FERM BP-3421 genomic window:
- a CDS encoding OmpW/AlkL family protein, translated as MKQKLAITGAVALSFMLAGTAAHAQSAGTTYISTGWLHLAPQDSSDPLFVYNVGGSPVNRAVPNTGAGINDSDTFGLAVGYFITDHISTEFIAGIPPKFDITGKGQFSQFGVLGRAYQWSPTMLLRYHFNSAESRFRPYVGIGATYTWFTGAKITNGTFEQGVLGGPTSATTSNQWAPVFNAGFSYAFTKHWFGGLSISYIPISVTATFTTARQSAVGTLTETSKAKISLNPIVTYLNIGYRF; from the coding sequence ATGAAACAAAAACTGGCCATTACGGGGGCTGTTGCTCTGTCGTTCATGCTCGCAGGAACGGCCGCACATGCGCAATCGGCAGGGACTACTTACATCAGCACGGGCTGGCTCCATCTCGCCCCCCAGGACAGCAGCGATCCGTTGTTCGTCTATAACGTCGGCGGTTCGCCCGTCAACCGAGCGGTTCCCAACACCGGCGCCGGCATCAACGACTCCGATACGTTCGGCCTCGCGGTCGGTTATTTCATCACCGATCACATCTCCACCGAGTTCATCGCCGGGATTCCGCCGAAGTTCGACATCACCGGCAAGGGTCAGTTCTCCCAGTTTGGCGTATTGGGGCGCGCATACCAGTGGAGCCCCACGATGCTGCTCCGCTACCACTTCAACAGCGCCGAATCGCGGTTCCGCCCGTATGTCGGCATCGGCGCGACCTACACCTGGTTCACCGGCGCGAAGATCACGAACGGCACGTTCGAGCAGGGCGTGCTCGGCGGCCCGACCAGCGCCACCACCAGCAACCAGTGGGCGCCCGTCTTCAACGCCGGCTTCAGCTACGCCTTCACGAAGCACTGGTTCGGCGGCCTGTCGATCTCGTACATCCCGATCAGCGTCACCGCGACGTTCACGACCGCGCGACAGTCCGCGGTCGGCACGTTGACCGAAACGTCGAAGGCGAAGATCTCGCTGAACCCGATCGTCACCTACCTGAACATCGGCTACCGCTTCTAA
- a CDS encoding transposase encodes MARLARLYVPDQPQHVILRGLDQQPAFVDDQDYELFIDCLKAAARDHHLGVHAYVLLPRQVQLLVTPSDEASLPKAMQAVGRRYVAHFNRRYARRGTLWEGRYRATVIEGERYFLLASRVVELSPVRAQLVTAPDAYRWSSYRHHVGVTVDSLITDHPLYWALGNTPFERQRAYKELCEQPLDERQADQLQQATLKGWVLGGDTYREWAARTANRRVSPLPRGRPRKVRENTPPVQQ; translated from the coding sequence ATGGCACGGCTAGCACGACTCTATGTTCCCGATCAGCCGCAGCACGTGATTCTGCGCGGCCTGGACCAGCAACCGGCGTTCGTCGACGACCAGGATTACGAACTCTTCATTGATTGCCTGAAGGCGGCGGCGCGCGATCATCACCTCGGGGTGCATGCGTATGTGCTGCTGCCGCGCCAGGTGCAACTGCTCGTCACGCCGAGCGACGAGGCCAGCCTGCCGAAAGCGATGCAGGCGGTCGGCAGGCGCTACGTCGCCCACTTCAACCGCCGCTACGCGCGGCGCGGCACGCTCTGGGAAGGTCGCTACCGCGCGACCGTGATCGAGGGCGAGCGCTACTTCCTGCTCGCGAGCCGCGTCGTCGAGCTGAGCCCGGTGCGCGCGCAGCTGGTGACGGCGCCGGACGCGTACCGCTGGTCGAGCTATCGGCATCACGTCGGCGTCACCGTCGACAGCCTGATCACCGACCATCCGCTCTACTGGGCGCTCGGCAACACGCCGTTCGAGCGGCAGCGCGCCTACAAGGAGCTGTGCGAGCAGCCGCTCGACGAGCGCCAGGCCGACCAGCTGCAACAGGCGACGCTGAAGGGCTGGGTCCTCGGCGGCGACACCTACCGCGAGTGGGCGGCGCGCACCGCGAACCGGCGCGTGTCGCCGCTGCCGCGCGGGCGGCCGCGAAAGGTACGCGAGAACACCCCGCCTGTCCAGCAGTGA